In Kordiimonas pumila, a single genomic region encodes these proteins:
- a CDS encoding alpha/beta hydrolase, giving the protein MPETGFNAFFKDVMGPMLAPAPLNMKIIPAPAAASAETKLLLENVKGPRDSVDIRDEAVRAAFRQGIMAVWKAAASYLGIEHTFRTEEIGGVSCRIFTPNKLRNKTQKLLYLHGGSYWLGSAEANASIAISMADKSGLEVISIDYRLAPEHPFPAAQNDAVAVIRALQESGTAHTHLALFGDSAGGGLALSTMLALRDQNIPMPAALGLISPWTDMTFSGDSHQTCNHYTDPWLSVEGLIEPAALYAGEHPLTHPYISPLFADLTGLPPTLIHVGTREILMSDSTRLARAAKKAGVPVELAVFEAMWHVWHFYPRVPEADEAIDEMSQFLCNQLASL; this is encoded by the coding sequence ATGCCAGAGACAGGATTTAATGCCTTTTTCAAGGACGTTATGGGGCCAATGCTGGCTCCAGCACCCTTAAATATGAAAATCATACCTGCACCGGCTGCGGCCAGTGCAGAAACAAAGCTACTATTAGAGAACGTAAAGGGCCCAAGAGACAGTGTTGATATTCGTGATGAAGCCGTTAGGGCGGCCTTTCGTCAAGGGATCATGGCAGTTTGGAAAGCGGCGGCCTCATACCTTGGTATAGAACACACATTTCGAACAGAAGAAATTGGTGGTGTATCCTGCCGTATTTTTACGCCAAACAAACTCAGGAATAAAACCCAAAAACTCTTGTATCTGCACGGCGGCAGTTATTGGCTTGGCTCTGCCGAGGCTAATGCTAGCATTGCCATTAGCATGGCTGATAAGAGCGGCCTTGAAGTAATCTCAATTGATTATCGTTTAGCACCAGAACACCCGTTTCCCGCCGCACAAAACGATGCGGTAGCAGTTATCAGGGCCTTACAAGAAAGTGGTACAGCCCACACACACCTTGCCCTTTTCGGTGATTCTGCAGGCGGCGGCCTTGCTTTATCCACCATGCTGGCACTCCGCGACCAAAATATTCCTATGCCTGCTGCACTCGGGCTTATTTCACCTTGGACAGACATGACTTTCAGCGGCGATAGCCATCAGACATGCAATCACTATACTGACCCGTGGCTTAGTGTGGAGGGTTTGATAGAGCCTGCCGCCCTTTATGCCGGCGAGCATCCGTTGACACACCCCTATATCAGCCCACTGTTTGCTGACCTCACGGGCTTACCGCCTACCCTTATTCATGTTGGCACACGGGAAATTTTAATGTCAGATTCTACCCGGCTTGCCAGAGCAGCAAAAAAAGCCGGCGTTCCTGTTGAGCTCGCTGTATTTGAAGCCATGTGGCATGTTTGGCATTTTTACCCGCGAGTACCAGAAGCGGATGAAGCTATTGATGAAATGTCACAGTTTCTTTGTAATCAGTTGGCAAGCCTATAA